In one Nicotiana sylvestris chromosome 8, ASM39365v2, whole genome shotgun sequence genomic region, the following are encoded:
- the LOC138875635 gene encoding uncharacterized protein has protein sequence MPGYAKIMKDLMSRKFDFQDLATVTLTQTCSAVVTRPVVEKLSDPGSFTIPCTIGNFAFAKVGKFVFPADFLIQDFKVDDEISIILGRPFLATGRALIDCETGELKMRLNDEEITFNVQRSMRRPSEFANFSLIDVVDVIVEAYDETLTIEDPLAACLVNLDEMNGEELAEWVLALEGRGFWDRTLEFEPLHLENRETPPAKPSIEEPPKLELKTLPAHLRYEFLVSNSTLPIIIPSSLLDVQTLSHLLFARPAPKG, from the exons atgcctggttatgcaaaaataatgaaggacttgatgtcccgaaaattcGATTTCCAAGACTTAGCCACAGTGACTCTAACTCAGACCTGCAGTGCTGTGGTGACTAGACCAGTTGTTGAGAAGTTGTCTGACCCAGGGAGTTTCACAATCCCCTGCACCATTGGTAACTTTGCTTTTGCCaag gtagggaaatttgtgttccctgcagattttctGATTCAGGATTTCAAGGTGGATGATGAAAtttccataattttgggaaggccgttcttggccacagggagagctctcattgattgtgaaactggtgagctcaagatgaggttgaacgatgaggagataacattcaatgtgcaaaGATCTATGAGGCGgccaagtgaattcgccaatttctctcttattgatgtcgtggatgtaatcgtagaaGCATATGATGAGACATTGACTATTGAGGACCCTCTTGCTGCATGTCTTGTAAATTTAGATGAGATGAATGGGGAAGAATTGGCAGAGTGGGTGCTGGCTTTAGAGGGCAGAGGGTTTTGGGATAGAACACTTGAATTCGAGCCCCTGCATTTAGAAaacagagaaactcctccagccaaaccatccatagaagaaccaccaaagctggagttgaagacactgcccgcccatctcaggtatgagtttCTAGTTTCTAACTCCACATTACCTATTATTATcccatctagtttgttagatgtgcagacactgtcacacctcctttttgcgcgcccggccccgaagggttaa